The nucleotide sequence CATTCGCAAACTTTAAAACCTGCTCAAAAACATCGTTCATAGTTAATAGTTCATCGCTAATTGCTAATTGCTAATGGTTCATGGCATCTTCACAATTAGCAATTAGCAATTAGCCATTAGCAATTTATCAGTCTAATTCACCTTCGAGGACAGTAGCGATCGCAACTTTTGCATTGTCGCGAAATTCTGTGACATCCACATGAGAGAGGAACACAACCGCTACTACCATTCCCACTGCTTGCAGTGCAAACACCAATCCATAGGCTAACACCAAGTTAGTAGTAAATAAACTTTTACCTACATCCAATACAGCACCACCTGTAACAGTTGCGATTGCCCTGGCCATTGCCTGTGATAATCCCCAAGCACCGATAAATGTACCAGCCGTTTCCGCCGCAGTCAAATCCAACATTAAACTAACTGCGCCTGTTGTAGTGACACCGGAAGCCAAACCAAATAATAATAGCGCTCCTTGCAACAACTTCTGATTGTGGGTGAATCCGGACAGGATAATTAATCCAAAAGTAGCCGCTACCAAAAGACAGCCTAATTTAGTTGTTTTTTGCTTTCCTAAACGAGGCACAATTAAAAATCCAGTGATACTAATCCCAAGTAGCGTTCCGGTTCCCCAGTAAGCATTTAACTTAGTAGTTTCCGAAACTTGCATTCCGAAAACTTCGCCTCCGTAGGGTTCCATCACTGCTTCTTGCATAAATAAGCTAATTGTCATCACGAGCAAAAAGGTGAAAAATATCCCCGTTTGCCGATTAGCAGTTAATACTCGCAGCGCTTTCCCTAGAGTAATTTTGTCTTCCCGGTCTACTAAAGTAGAACGAGAAGTATAGCGGGAATATTTTTTTTCAACGCCCACTGTCGCCAGTAACGCCAGCCCAAACACGGCGACGGGGACAATCATAAACAGCTGATTTACTGATGCTTGCAATTCCGAAAGTGGTGCATCTGCGGCAACTTTTTTGAGCAAAGTACCGCCGATAATTGCCCCCAGAACAATTCCCACCATCAGCATAGACCAAACAATTCCGACGAGTTTGGAACGGTTATCTTCATCGGAAACATCCACCAACAGCGCTGCAAAGGGAGTGGAACTCATACTCAGCGCCAAACCATAAAGCGCGAAAATCAGTGCAAGTACCGCAGTCCAACCATAAGTTTGAGTTGTCCATACCCAACCCCCAGCAGCTTGTACCACATTACCCAGCTGCCACATTACTTGTACAGCCAGGAAGGATGCGATCGCAAACAGCGCCGCCCCTACCCACACATAGCCCGTGCGATGGAAACCAAATAACGGCTTAGAATCTGACATCTGCCCAAACCACACCCGCGCTGGGGCGATAAACTGGTGCATCGCAATAGTACCAGCCGCAATTGTCGCCGGAATCCCCAGTTCCCCAATCATCACTCGGTTCAGGATTCCCAGCGCCAGCACCGCCATCATCCCCAATCCCATCTGAAACAAGCCGAGTCGGAACATGGTGAACAAATTCACTTTCTTGATTGATTCAAGCGGTTTCGACTCATCTGGCTGTAAATTTATATCACCTGTTGCCATATTTTTTAAAAGGAAATTAATACACGCATTACTGTTTTTACGCTTCGGTGCAATTTTTTCTTAGCGCCCTTTTTAAGGGGGTTCTGATCTATAAAGTTGCACATCACGCTGTTTTAATTTCACCATAGCCCCCAGCAACTATCTGCAACGATAAACTGAAAAATATAAACTTTTGTAAAAAGTATTACCAATGCAAACCATCACGTTAGCGCAAAATGGCCCCACCTTCACTGCTGTAGGTATCGGCGCTTGGGCTTGGGGGGACAAGCTATTTTGGAACTATGGCAGCGACTACGGGGAAACCCAGTTGCAGGAAGCTTTTGAAGCGACTCTGGATTCCGGCGTAAACTTCTTTGACACGGCTGAAGTGTACGGCCCAGGAAAATCAGAGGAGTTCTTGGGAAAGTTCATGCAAGAAGCTGGGCGCACAGCCCAGATTGCCACAAAATACGGCCCTTACCCTTGGCGAGTTACCGGACAATCAGTATCAGATGCCTTAACCGAGAGTTTAAAACGTCTGCGGGTCGAGCAAGTAGCCCTTTATCAGGTGCATTGGCCTTTCGCCTTCCTGATGAGCCAAGAAACGCTGATGAATGCCCTAGCGGAAGAGGTGAAGCGGGGCAGAATTGCTACAGTCGGTGTCAGCAATTACTCAGCCGAACAGATGAAAGAAGCTTATCAGCTTTTAGCGGCTAGAGGCGTACCTTTGGCTGTAAATCAGGTGCGGTACTCGCTGCTGACTCGGCAAGTCGAGGCTAACGGCATTCTCGACACGGCGCGTCAGCTAGGCGTGACTATTTTGGCTTATAGTCCTTTGGCTCAGGGGTTACTGACTGGCAAATATAGAGTCGAGGATGGCAAGGAGCCGACTGGCGCACGTAAATTTGATTCTCGCTTCAATCGCAGCGGTTTGGAGAAAATCGAGCCTGTGATATGTGCGTTGCGTAAACTTGGAGAAAAGTACCAAAAAACACCCGCTCAAGTTGCCCTGAATTGGTTGATTGCCCAGGATGGGGTGATTGCGATTCCGGGGGCGAAGTCAGCCGAACAGGCGCGGCAGAATGCCGGGGCGCTGGGTTGGCAGTTGAGCGCCCAGGAAGTTGCCCATCTGGAACTTTTGAGCCGCCCTTGGCGAAATTAATTGAGGCTCTAGCCTCTACGCTGCTGGTTCCCAAGCTCAGCTTGGGAACCAGCGAATTCAATCCAAAATTGATAGAGCGATCGCATCCTATGAAAATCTTCTCAGATTGGGGCTTCTCCCGCGAAGGCTGGCGCAATAATCAAAGAGGCGAATA is from Funiculus sociatus GB2-C1 and encodes:
- a CDS encoding BCD family MFS transporter; translated protein: MATGDINLQPDESKPLESIKKVNLFTMFRLGLFQMGLGMMAVLALGILNRVMIGELGIPATIAAGTIAMHQFIAPARVWFGQMSDSKPLFGFHRTGYVWVGAALFAIASFLAVQVMWQLGNVVQAAGGWVWTTQTYGWTAVLALIFALYGLALSMSSTPFAALLVDVSDEDNRSKLVGIVWSMLMVGIVLGAIIGGTLLKKVAADAPLSELQASVNQLFMIVPVAVFGLALLATVGVEKKYSRYTSRSTLVDREDKITLGKALRVLTANRQTGIFFTFLLVMTISLFMQEAVMEPYGGEVFGMQVSETTKLNAYWGTGTLLGISITGFLIVPRLGKQKTTKLGCLLVAATFGLIILSGFTHNQKLLQGALLLFGLASGVTTTGAVSLMLDLTAAETAGTFIGAWGLSQAMARAIATVTGGAVLDVGKSLFTTNLVLAYGLVFALQAVGMVVAVVFLSHVDVTEFRDNAKVAIATVLEGELD
- a CDS encoding aldo/keto reductase; the protein is MQTITLAQNGPTFTAVGIGAWAWGDKLFWNYGSDYGETQLQEAFEATLDSGVNFFDTAEVYGPGKSEEFLGKFMQEAGRTAQIATKYGPYPWRVTGQSVSDALTESLKRLRVEQVALYQVHWPFAFLMSQETLMNALAEEVKRGRIATVGVSNYSAEQMKEAYQLLAARGVPLAVNQVRYSLLTRQVEANGILDTARQLGVTILAYSPLAQGLLTGKYRVEDGKEPTGARKFDSRFNRSGLEKIEPVICALRKLGEKYQKTPAQVALNWLIAQDGVIAIPGAKSAEQARQNAGALGWQLSAQEVAHLELLSRPWRN